In the genome of Bacillus sp. S3, one region contains:
- a CDS encoding rhomboid family intramembrane serine protease, with product MFTRTESFREFIRYFPIVSIIVAIHIVLYLLTILPIFPNYWFFENFSGVNLYIMEGEYWRLITPIFMHSGFPHMLFNSFSLVLFAPALERMLGGGRFLFVYLLSGLIANAATFLLEPLTYTHVGSSGAIFGLFGYYIAIIIFRKHLLSKQNSQIILTLCAVSLIMTFLQPNINITAHLFGLLGGFLLGAIPYYNKKNLSDSIKGTADWAGRRKKSVSLQSPVKVLIWAAIFIIAVLGFFSQK from the coding sequence TTGTTTACAAGAACTGAAAGCTTTCGTGAATTTATCCGATATTTTCCGATCGTTTCTATTATTGTGGCCATTCACATCGTATTATATCTTTTAACCATTTTACCCATCTTCCCAAACTATTGGTTTTTTGAAAATTTTTCAGGTGTAAATCTTTATATTATGGAAGGGGAATATTGGCGGCTGATTACCCCAATCTTTATGCACAGCGGTTTCCCCCATATGCTGTTTAATAGTTTTTCCCTTGTCTTATTTGCTCCGGCACTGGAGCGGATGCTTGGCGGCGGCAGATTCTTATTCGTCTACTTGTTGTCTGGACTGATTGCTAATGCAGCCACCTTCCTGCTAGAGCCGTTAACCTATACCCATGTTGGCTCAAGCGGCGCCATTTTTGGGCTTTTCGGCTATTATATTGCAATTATTATCTTCCGGAAACATTTGCTGTCAAAGCAAAACTCGCAAATTATCCTTACACTTTGTGCAGTCAGCTTAATTATGACCTTTTTACAGCCAAATATAAATATTACTGCCCATTTATTTGGCTTACTTGGCGGCTTTTTACTTGGAGCGATTCCTTACTATAATAAAAAGAATCTTTCGGATTCTATTAAAGGTACGGCTGACTGGGCTGGCAGAAGAAAGAAAAGCGTTTCATTGCAATCCCCAGTTAAAGTTCTCATCTGGGCAGCGATTTTCATCATTGCCGTCCTCGGCTTCTTTTCCCAAAAATAA
- the acpS gene encoding holo-ACP synthase, translating into MIKGIGIDIIELSRIRELITRQSKFADRILTENENNKFKILSEVRRVEFLAGRFAAKEAFSKALGTGIGKELSFLDIEIGTDAFGKPFIVKPDVQAHLSISHSREYAVAQVVIEESK; encoded by the coding sequence ATGATTAAAGGGATTGGAATCGATATTATTGAACTTTCCAGGATTCGCGAACTCATTACAAGGCAGAGCAAATTTGCCGACCGGATCTTAACTGAGAATGAAAACAATAAGTTTAAAATCCTTTCAGAAGTAAGAAGGGTAGAGTTTTTAGCAGGAAGGTTTGCTGCGAAGGAGGCTTTTTCAAAAGCGCTTGGAACAGGCATTGGCAAGGAGCTGTCCTTTTTAGATATTGAAATTGGGACGGATGCTTTCGGGAAGCCTTTTATTGTAAAACCGGACGTCCAGGCGCATCTTTCCATCTCCCACAGCAGGGAGTATGCAGTAGCCCAGGTTGTGATTGAGGAGTCAAAATAA
- a CDS encoding outer membrane lipoprotein-sorting protein: protein MRKKLMLLITGLMVIFVLAACGSKSQDDVVKELKSKQSDLSSYKVKAKMTLKMGSDSQVYNVEIWHKDPTFYRVNLKNAEKDQSQMILRNNQGVFVLTPALNKSFRFQSDWPQNSSQAYLYESLIKDIVADKEAKFSSTKKHYIFETKTRYQNNSMLPIQEIKLNKSDLSPAVVKVMDPDRNALVTVEFSKVTFKADFDKDDFDMKKNMTRGQLNLPAMAKGGDQSFAVKYPTFELKGTKLIEEKPVTIEDGKRVVLTYDGKKSFTLIQEKVTAKAASTSSTNMEGEIVDLGITIGAISDHSISWSYDGVDYMIASKNLTKEEMIEVAKSVQGEAVK from the coding sequence ATGAGGAAAAAGTTAATGCTGCTCATTACGGGGCTGATGGTCATTTTCGTGCTGGCTGCCTGTGGCTCAAAATCACAGGACGATGTGGTGAAAGAGTTAAAGAGTAAGCAAAGTGACTTATCCAGCTATAAGGTAAAAGCAAAAATGACATTGAAAATGGGCTCAGATTCACAGGTATATAACGTAGAAATCTGGCATAAGGATCCTACATTCTATCGCGTAAATTTGAAAAATGCAGAAAAGGACCAAAGCCAAATGATTTTACGAAATAACCAAGGGGTTTTTGTTCTGACTCCTGCATTAAATAAGAGCTTTCGCTTCCAAAGTGATTGGCCGCAAAACAGCAGCCAAGCCTATTTGTATGAATCGTTGATTAAAGACATTGTCGCTGATAAAGAGGCTAAGTTCTCCTCGACAAAAAAACATTATATATTTGAAACGAAAACCCGTTATCAAAATAATAGTATGCTTCCAATCCAAGAAATCAAGCTAAATAAGAGTGATCTATCGCCTGCAGTTGTAAAAGTAATGGATCCTGACCGGAATGCCCTTGTGACTGTAGAATTTTCGAAGGTTACCTTTAAAGCGGATTTCGACAAGGACGATTTCGATATGAAGAAGAATATGACCCGGGGTCAACTCAATTTACCGGCGATGGCAAAGGGCGGCGATCAGAGCTTTGCTGTGAAGTATCCGACTTTTGAGCTAAAGGGGACCAAATTAATCGAGGAAAAACCGGTTACGATTGAAGACGGTAAACGGGTAGTTCTCACGTATGACGGTAAAAAGTCATTTACACTTATCCAGGAAAAAGTAACGGCAAAGGCTGCGTCCACATCTTCGACCAATATGGAAGGTGAGATTGTAGATTTAGGTATAACGATTGGAGCGATTTCAGATCATTCCATTTCATGGTCTTATGACGGGGTTGATTACATGATCGCCTCGAAAAACCTCACGAAGGAAGAAATGATAGAAGTGGCAAAATCGGTTCAAGGTGAAGCGGTAAAATAA
- the alr gene encoding alanine racemase, translating to MRVQGDFYRDTWAEIDLDCIAENVASVKTHLPEDVAIIAVVKANAYGHGDVQVAETALASGAEYLAVAFMDEAVALRKKGIKAPILVLGASRPEDVQVAAQNKITLTVFQKDWIKKAKEHLKVDECVSLHIKIDTGMGRLGIRTSEELQVIEQLILGDERFHFEGIYTHFATADTLDDTYFQQQLALFENIISALTKKPKYVHSSNSAATLRFPKAYFNTVRLGIAMYGLTPSIEMEKEIPFPLKEAFSLKSKLVHVKQLQKGDKVSYGATYVSEKEEWIGTIPIGYADGWIRKLQGQEVLVDGKRAPIVGRICMDQCMVRLSSNLPVGTTVTLIGREREQFLSVNEIAEKLETINYEVPCIIGHRVPRLYKKGGKIVEIKNGLL from the coding sequence ATGAGAGTGCAAGGGGATTTTTATCGAGATACTTGGGCAGAAATCGATTTAGATTGTATCGCTGAAAATGTTGCCTCCGTTAAAACGCATTTACCAGAAGATGTTGCGATTATTGCGGTTGTTAAAGCAAATGCATATGGCCATGGTGATGTTCAAGTCGCTGAAACAGCACTTGCTTCAGGGGCTGAATATCTGGCTGTTGCCTTTATGGATGAAGCCGTTGCTTTAAGAAAAAAAGGAATTAAGGCTCCAATTCTCGTCTTGGGTGCCTCAAGACCTGAGGACGTACAAGTTGCAGCGCAAAATAAGATTACACTAACCGTTTTTCAAAAGGATTGGATAAAAAAAGCCAAAGAACACTTAAAGGTAGATGAGTGCGTTTCTTTACACATAAAAATAGATACGGGGATGGGAAGATTAGGGATTCGGACCAGCGAAGAATTACAAGTGATCGAGCAGCTTATTCTAGGAGACGAGCGATTTCACTTTGAAGGAATTTATACGCATTTTGCCACGGCAGATACATTGGACGATACCTATTTCCAACAGCAATTGGCGCTATTTGAGAATATAATCAGTGCACTGACGAAGAAGCCAAAGTATGTTCATTCCAGTAACAGTGCGGCGACTTTACGGTTTCCTAAAGCGTATTTTAATACAGTACGGCTGGGAATTGCGATGTACGGATTGACGCCTTCTATCGAAATGGAAAAGGAAATTCCCTTTCCGTTAAAAGAGGCATTTTCACTAAAATCCAAGCTTGTCCATGTGAAACAGCTTCAAAAGGGTGATAAGGTAAGCTATGGGGCAACTTATGTAAGTGAGAAAGAAGAGTGGATTGGCACGATTCCAATTGGCTATGCAGATGGATGGATTCGCAAGCTGCAGGGCCAGGAAGTGTTAGTGGATGGAAAGCGTGCACCAATTGTCGGCAGAATCTGCATGGATCAATGCATGGTTCGCCTTTCATCTAATCTGCCGGTTGGGACAACTGTCACACTAATTGGCAGAGAGAGGGAGCAATTCCTATCGGTAAATGAGATCGCCGAGAAACTTGAAACAATTAATTATGAAGTACCGTGTATCATTGGCCATCGTGTTCCCCGCCTTTATAAAAAAGGTGGAAAAATTGTCGAGATAAAAAATGGTCTGCTATAA